The DNA sequence GGACCGGGCGCCGGTGGTGAGTGAACCGCGTCTTGCACGTTCCCTGGGCGTACAGGAGCTGAAGTCGCCGCCCGCGGGAGGTCGGCGGGATGTTCCAGTCGTTCGCTTCCCCCGGACCCAAATCTGTCCTGCGTGTCGAAAGATCGGTACCAACCATGAGCTGGGTGGCGACTGGAACGCCTCGAACTGCAGGTGCAAAGACAAAGCTGCACTCTCTCCGTTTCGTCTGATCACCGCTTGCCCTCGCGGTCACATCGACGAGTTTCCTTTCTTCCGGTGGTTGCACAAGAGTCATTCGGTCACGCCAGGCGACAAGCACAAGATGAAAATGGTGTCGTTGGGCAAAACATCATCCTTGAACGACCTTGTCTTGCAGTGCAGCTGCGATGTTCCTGACAGGACTTTGGACGGCGCTTCGACGGCAAAAGCCATGGCCGGGGTGATCACGTGCAGCGGCCTTCGGCCCTGGCTAGGACTGGACCACACGGAGCAGTGCGGTGAGACGCCGCGCGTACTCCAGCGTGGCGCGTCCAATGTGTGGTTTCCCGCCGTTCGTTCTGCGATCTCGATTCCGCCGTATTCGGAGGCGCTCGCAAAGTTCGTCGACCGACACTGGGCGGCTTTCGAGGACCCCGAAGCCGTCACGGAACCACTCCTGAAGAGCATTGCGAAGCGATCGCACGGCCGCTTCACCGTCGACCAGATCGTCGCCGAGATCGAACGTCGGCGCAACGACGAAAAAAACGGCGACCTGGGCGAGGAAGAGCTGCGGCGCCAAGAATATGGTGCCCTCGTCGAAGGGCGCGAGGAGACCCGCGACGAGTCCGACTTCGTCTGCGAGATCGTCCCTCCGGACGGTCATCTTCCCAGCGAGGTTCCGGACCTCATCACGGGGCTACGTAAAGTCACTCGGCTCCGTGAGGTGCGGGCGCTTAACGGATTCACCCGTCTGAGTGGTTCGGCCGATGCGCTGTGCACGCTGTCCGCCGAGCCCAAGTACTGGTTGCCTGCCATCGAAGTCATCGGCGAAGGGATCTTCATGGCAATGGATCCTGAATTGTTGAAGACCTGGGCGGCCACGTCGTTTGCGAGGCGGCGGCAGAAGCTATTGCAGGGTGCTGCAGATCGGCACGCGGCTGCGTTTGACCGGGCCGCCGAGAAGGTGGATATCGCCAAGGTGGCAGTCCACACGTTCGCGCACGTGCTGATCGATCAGTTGTCTCTGGACGCCGGCTACCCCGCATCGTCTCTTCGCGAACGCCTTTTTGTGGACAACGACATGGCCGGGCTGCTCATCTACACGGCGAGCTCCGACTCGGCAGGCAGCCTGGGCGGAGTGGCATCACAGGCAGACCCCGATCATTTTGTTGCCGCTGTCCGAGAGGGCCTCACCCGGCTCTCGTGGTGCTCCTCGGATCCGGTCTGCATCGAGTCCACCGCGTCGGGCACCGATGCACTGAACCTCGCTGCCTGCCATGCATGTGTGCTGGCGCCGGAGACCTCATGCGAGTTGAACAACACCTACCTCGACCGGGCTCTCCTGTTCGGCACCCACGATGATGGTGACGAGGACGCCGGTCTGTTCAGCGGGTACCTGGCGCACGCATAGATTTACGGTCGACTCAAGCATAGGGAGACAGACGGTGGCAGATATCGCGGCGGGCGAGCGCGTGATCATCCGGGACGAAGAGTGGTTGGTTCGTGCCGTTCGCTCGACGGAACGCGACGGCACCCGGGTCGAGGTGACGGGTGTCAGCGAGCTGGTCCGAGACCAGGACGCGGTCTTCTTCGACCATCCGGAACTCGACACCATCGACCGGCTGGATCCCCGTGATGGAAAGCTAGTCGCCGACACTTCCAGTCAACTGCGCCAAACGCGACTGTGGCTGGAGTCGGTTCGTCGCGGTAGCCCGATACCTGCAGCGGACACCCGGATCGTCGTCGGTCACCGCGCCCTGCTCGACCGGATGGACTACCAGCTCCGGCCGGCGGCCCAAGCGCTGCAAAATCTCCGGCCGCGAATCCTGATCGGTGATGCCGTCGGGCTGGGTAAGACGCTGGAAATCGGGGTTTTGCTTTCCGAGCTGATTCGCCGCGGTCGGGGAGAACGGATCCTCGTCGTCACACCGCGCGCGGTGCTGGAGCAGTTTCAGCAGGAGTTGTGGACACGCTTCGCCATCCCGTTGATCAGGCTCGACTCAGCGGGTATCCAGAAGGTCAAGCGAGACCTACCGAGCTCGCGGAACCCGTTCAGTTACTACAAACGCGTGATCGTGTCGATCGACACCTTGAAGAACCCTCAGCGGTACAAGCATCACCTCAAGAACCAGCACTGGGATGCTGTGGTCATCGACGAATGCCACAACCTCATCAACCGCGGCACACAGAACAACGAGTTGGCCAGATTGCTTGCTGCACAGACTGATGCGCTGATCTTGGCAAGCGCCACTCCTCACAACGGCAAGAAGGAATCGTTCGCGGAGCTCGTCAACCTTTTGGATCCGACCGCGATCGCTGACCCGAAAGACTATGTAGCGAAGGACATCGAACACCTCTACGTCCGTCGACATCGCAACTCAGCTGACGTCAAACTGGACGTCGCACACAAGTGGAAAGAACGACTGCAGCCAGAAATCATCGGGGTGAAGCCCACGCCGGCGGAGATGGATGTGCTCCGCGAGCTCGAGAACGTTTGGCTACGTCCACCAGGTGAATCCGTGATCACAGGTCAAGGACGCCAGCTCTTTCCATGGACGCTCTACAAAGCGTTCTTGTCTTCACCGAGAGCATTGCGTGCCAGCGTCGGACGCCGACTCAAGAACATCGATGGTGGCTCGGGACGCGAGGCCGATGCGCTTCGCCGACTCGATGACCTGGCGACGGCCGCAGATGACGGAGCTCCCGGCAAGCTGACTGCGCTGATCGGTCACCTCGAAAGCATCGGGGTCGGCAAGAACTCAGAGACCCGCGTAGTCATCTTCTCCGAGCGCATCGACACTCTCGACTGGTTGACCGGTGAGATCCAGAAGCGGCTGAAGTTCTCTTCCGAGGTTGTCAACGGGCTTGCCGCGGTCGAGGTCCTGCATGCCGGACTCTCCGACGAAAAGATCCAGTCGGTTGTCGAGGGCTTTGGTCAGAGCGCCGCACCCATCCGCGTGCTGGCGGCCTCCGACATGGCGTCTGAGGGTCTCAATCTGCACAAGGAATGTCATCACCTCATCCACTACGACCTTCCCTGGTCGTTCATCCGGATTCAACAGCGCAACGGCCGAATCGACCGGTACGGACAACTACATCAGCCCCAGATCACTGCACTCGCTTTGACCGCCGACGCAGACGTCACGGACGATCTGAACGTGGTGACCAAGCTGTTGGTCAAAGAGGACGAGGCGAATCGAGCCCTCGGAGACGCCGGGGTCTTGCTCGACGTGCACGACGCCCAGATCGAAGAAGAAACAGTCATGAAAGCGATCCGGGATCACAAGGATCTCGACGAGATTGTCCCGGAGCCGGCCCCGACATCGCTCAACCCCTTTGCCGCGCTCATGGTCTCCGGGGGTACCCACGCCGCAGACCCAGCGCCCGAGACAGGGGAGTGGCTGTCGTTCTTCGACGATGACGACAACTACCTCGCAGATGAACTGACCGACATCGGGTCGGACAAAGGCGGTGTAGACCTCGATGTGCACCGCGACGAAGACAGCGATCTGATCGCATTCAACCCACCGACCGATCTGGTCGGCAGGTTCCGTGACCTCCCGCCTGACTATCTCGACGAGCAAGGGATCGCGGACCGCCTACGGCTGACCGGCAGTAAGTCGGTTGCCCAACAGCGACTGACTCTGGCCCAAAAGGCGGAGGAAACGTCCTGGCCGGATGTCCACTTTCTGGCACCTATCCATCCCGTGCTCGACTGGGCAGGCGACAGAGCTATCGGTCGCTTCGGCCGGAATGAGATCCCGGTCGTGGCCGGCAACGTGTCTGCGACGTACTTTCTGACGCAGGCAGTCTGGTCGAACGACATCGGACGCCCGGCCATCGCGCACTGGGGAGCCGTCAAGGCGCCGTTCGGTGAGACCGATGTGTACGACTTCGATGACATCGTCCTCGACGCCGGACTCGGGGAAGGCGCCAAGAACTTCGGCCTCACGAATGTCGACATCGCCGAGCTGGGAAAGCTCGTGCCTGCCGCGATCGATGCGGCAACCGCACATCTCCGCACGCGTAGAGACGACTTCGAGGCAGACCTGCTCGAGAGGGTGGACGTCTACCGTCGAAGTCTGAAGCTCTGGCAACAGACAGCTCTTGCGGTTGTATCAGCTCCCGGCTCGCGCTCTGACACGAGGCTCGAAGTCGAACGGACCGTCGATGATTGGACCAGCCTGATCGACTCGCTCGCGGCGTCGGGCGACCCATTCATTCGCGTTGTGGCCGTCATCGTTCCGAGGGCAGGTGGATGATCCCATGTTCGATTCGGTCAACAACGTAAACGATTTCCTCTCCGAACATTGGTTGGCGGAAGTCTTCCCCGCCAAGCTCAGAGAACTCGGCAAGGAGTGGCGAGAGTGCGCCGAGCGGGGAAAGGACACCCCTGTCCGCGGGCTCGCCGCAACCGCCGGGGCGTACGCCAAAGAACTTGGTGACCTCCCTTCGTCCGCCGCATCAGACTTTGTTGATCGGGTAACTGCAGCCCACAAGAGCCTGCTCCGTGCAGCAGGCTTCCAAGTGGAGCTAGAGGTGCTCGAGACCGTCCAAGCCGATACCCGCATCGACGTCCCCTTGTTGGGTCGGTTCCCGAGTGCGACGTCCACAGACTCGGTCCACATCCTCCAAGCGGTGCCAGTTAACTCTGTAGATGCGTTGTTCGGAGGCGAAGCCGAACTACTGGAACCGATCTCCTTGCACCTGACGAACACGAAGGTGGAGCCGCTCAAAGGTGTGAGCGAAGCGATCACCCAGATCTTCATCACCGACCACGCCCCGCGTTACCTGCTGGCGGTCGCGGGGAGCGTCGTCCTGCTGACCGACGCCGCGAGATGGTCTGAAGGTAGGTACTTGGCCTTCGACGTCGCCACTGCACTGGATCGCCGCGACGACAAGGTCGCAGGAGAACTGGCCTACCACGCGGGTCTGTGGTCGTCCGATGCTCTGCTGCCAGACGACGACGGTAAAACCGGCCTGGATCGCTATACCGAGGATTCAGAGAAGCACGCAGTCGGCGTGAGCGAAGACCTTCGTGAAGGCCTCCGCATCTCGATCGAGAAGATCGCCAACGAGGTACTCGCCCGAAGGCGTGCAGCAGGGCTACAGGTTGAGGATCTGCCTGAACTGCCCCAGGACGTCACAACTCAATCACTGCGGTTTCTGTACCGAATCTTGTTTCTGCTCTTCGCTGAGGCGCGACCAGAGCTGGGTGTGCTGCCGGTCGGCACTGCTGAGTACGAATCTGGTTACGGGCTGGATCGCCTCCGTGAACTCGTCCAGGTTCCACTCACCGGCCGTTCCGCGGAAGGTCACCACCTCCACGACTCCCTTCACCTCCTCTTCGGTTTGGTCAACGCGGGCCACAACCCCGGTATCAAAGACGTGGATGGGCTCGCCTTCGAGCCGCTACGCAGCGATCTGTTCGACCCCGAAAAGACGCCGCTCATCGACGGCGAGGGAATGAGGCTCAGCAACAGGGTTCTTCAAGAAGTCCTCAACCTGCTGTTGCTGTCGAAGCCATCGAAGAACAAGAACAAGCAGCGCGGCTACATCTCCTACGCTCAACTCGGCATCAACCAGCTCGGTGCCGTATACGAAGGATTGATGTCCTATTCCGGCCTCATCGCGACCGACAACATGGTCGAGGTGGCGAAAGATGGCAACCCTGACAAAGGCTCGTGGTTGGTGCCGTCGGCAAAGTCTGCCGATTACGACGAAAACGACATCGTCTGGCGCGAAGACAGGCTCACCGGAAGCAAGGATGTCGTCCGACATCCCAAGGGCAGCTTCGTGTTCAGACTCTCCGGTCGAGACCGTCAACGTAGTGCCTCCTATTACACGCCCGAGGTCCTCACCAAGTGCGTGGTCAAACACTCCCTTGCCGAACTGATCACCGACGAGACATCGGCCTCAGACATCCTTGACTATCGGCTTTGTGAGCCGGCGCTCGGAAGCGGCGCCTTCCTCAACGAAGCGATCAATCAGCTCGCGACGGAGTACCTGAGCCGCCGCCAGGATGAGTTGAAGGAGCGCATCAAACCTGAGGAATACACCACCGAGTTGCAGAAGGTTAAGGCCTATCTCGCTCTTCACCGCGCCTACGGTGTGGACCTGAACTCGACCGCAGTGGAACTTGCCGAGGTCTCACTCTGGCTCAATGTCATGCACCCCGGCCTGCAGGCTCCATGGTTCGGCCTGCACCTCCGTCGTGGCAACTCGTTGATCGGAGCGCGCAGGGCCACCTACGATTTCACGGCACTGGGCCGCGCGAAGAAGAACTGGTTGAAGACTCCGCCAACAGACCGGTCTCTCTCGGAGGGCGGAATCGGCAAAGGGGAGATCCATCACTTCCTGCTGCCCGCCGAGGGGTGGGCCGCGGTCGCCGACGCGAAGCAGGCGAAAGAACTCGCTCCCGAACAAGCTGCGGCGCTGAAGAACTGGCGCAAACAAGTCACCAAGAAACCGGATCCCAAGCAGCTGGATCGCCTCAGAGCGCTTGCTACCCGTGTCGAAAGACTATGGGAACTGGTCTTGCGTCGGCTCGAGATCAGCGAGCAACAGATTTCTCGTGCGATCGATGTATGGGGTGCGGATGTGCAAGCCCCGGAGGACGCGGTCGACAGGAAGCGTGTCGAGGAAGAACTCCACGATCCTGAAGGTCCTTTCGAGCGTCTACGGCTGGCGATGGATGCCTGGTGTGCCATGTGGTTCTGGCCGCTCACCGGTTCGGTGACGGATTCCGAACAAGGTCATCCCGGGCCGCCAAACCTCGATGAATGGATCATCACACTCGAAGAGCTCCTCGGTGCCGCCGGCATCAAGAAGGTCGCTGAAGGCCAAGGCATGTTCCAGGATCTTGCCGAAGGGTTCGCCGAACTGGCGCAGATCGACCAGCAGGAGCGCGAGTTCTCGGGCATGCGGTCGATCCCGAACCTCTTGACCCGGCACCAGTGGCTGGGAACGGCACGCGAAATCGCGCAAAACCAGGGGTTCTTTCATTGGGAATTGGACTTTGCCCAGATCTTCGAACGCGGCGGATTTGATCTGCAGGTGGGTAACCCGCCATGGGTGCAGCCGAAGTGGCAGGACGACGTCACGCTCTCTGAGTTCGACCCCTACTTCGCCTTGGTCGAGAAGATTTCGGCGCCTGAGTTTCGTAGGCGCCGAGACTCGACCCTGGTAGTCGAGGGAAATTGTAGCGATTACCTATCTGATTTGTGTGCATGGGCAGGTGCTGCCAAGAATCTCGGATCTTCAGTCGAACACAAGGCGCTCGCCGGTGTGCAGACCAACCTGTATACGAATTTCATGGAGCGCTGCTGGCGTAGTTCCACAAATAATGGGATAGTCGGGTTGCTGCACCCAGAGGGGCATTTTACCGACCCAAAGGCGGGTGTTTTTCGTGCGGCCACATATTCGAGACTGCGTAGGCACTGGCAGTTTGGAAATAACCTCCTCCTTTTTCCGGAAATTGATAACAATATTATTTTCGGGGTGTCGGTGTACGGAGCAGTGCGGAGTGCCTCGTTCTTAAACATGTGCACGGTGCAGGATCCGGCAACCGTTGATGGATCGCTTGCGGATGATTTTGGGGAGGGGAGGTGCCGGGTACCCAGTTTGCTTGGGGTGGATGGGATCTGAGGCCGCACAAATCACGTGTGACCTTGGTCGATGAGCCGACTCTTGATGAATGGGGGCGGCTATTTGATCCGCCGGGTACTCCTGCGTTGCAATCGAGGCTTCTCCGGCCGCTGACCGCCGAGCATATCGACGTACTCGCTACGTTGGCTCGGCAGCCGAAGCGACTGAGTGACGTTGGGTATCGGTGGACCCGATGCTTCGACGAAGATAAGGGCAAGAAGGATGGGTACATAGAGTGGCGCACGGAAAACGCTGATTCGTGGAGTGAGGTCGTTTTGCAGGGGCCTCACTTTACTGTCGGTAATCCGCTAGTGCGCGAACCCAACAACCCTTGCAAGTCGAACAAGGACTGGACGATGCTCGACCTCGAAGCCCTTCCGGAGTCGGTGATCCCGCGGACCAACTATCAGAGGGCGACTGATCGGGACACCTACGAAGCCGGGATACCTCGGTGGGGGAATCGTCCTGCAACCGACTACTGGCGGGTTGCGTGGCGGCGTATGACGCAACCGGGTCTCGAACGATCGCTACATGCGGCGCTGATCCCGCCGGGGGCAGCACATGTAAACACGATCAACTCGTTGATCGTGTGTACATGTGCTGGCACCTGTAAACAGCTTGACGGTGAGGAAGGTGTAGCCGACCTCGCGAAGACGGCTTTGGTTGCAGGGCTATGGAGTTCGCTGCCATACGATTATTTGGTGAAAGTGAGCGGAAAAGCGGATGTGCAAGCCGAGCTGATTGATCGATTTCCGGCGCCCGTTGATCACCCCGCCGCCGACATGCTTCTCTTGCGCACGCTGAGGTTGAATTGTTTGACCACGGACTATGCTCCGCTCTGGGAGTCGCTTTACAAGAGAAGCTTTAATGATTTGGCGTGGTCGAGTGCTTTTGCTGGCATGTGCGGGTCCATGGCCATCGGTGCTGGGGCGTGGTCGATGAAGACACCTCTTCGCACTGACTTCGAACGCCGCGCAGCATTGGTCGAGATCGATGCCCTTGCGGCACTCATGTTGGGACTGACGGCTGAGCATCTTGCGTTGGTGTTCCGGGCCCAGTTCCCTGTTCTCCGCAAGTACGAGTACGAGATGTACTTTGATGCCGACGGTCGCAAGATCGCCAAAGATTATCACACACAAGGAGTTCGGCAGCAGAAGGATGACTACAAGCTGTTGATGGCCTGGATGGACGGGGAGGATTCCGGAGATTTCCTGGAGCGCCACACACCATTTGAGCCGGATGGAGATCACGATCGACCGTGGTTTTACAAGGCTGATCGTGAGACCGAGATGCGTGCAGCGTATGCGGACTTCGAACAGCGGTTGGCCAGCGAATGACCAATTCAGAGCCGACTTTTCCCTCCCTTCTGGCGGAAGAAGCGCGTGGATCGATCGTCGAGTACCTGTCGACGACATTCGCTCTGTCAGATCCCGGTGCACAGTCAGCTCTACGAACGTTCCTCGGTGACCCGGCGACGGGGATCTTTCGCGGGCCGTACCTAAAGATCCGCACACCCTACCGCCCCGTGGGTCCAGGTTGGGTGTCGCCACTCGAATGGCTTCCACAGGGCTTCAGGCCATTTCAGCACCAGGCGGAGGCGTTCCAGAGGCTCTCGACCAACGGGAAGCCAGCACAACCGACCATTCTCACCACGGGTACGGGTTCAGGTAAGACGGAGTCTTTTCTGGTACCTCTTCTCGATCACGCAAGACGGGCGCGAGCTCGAGGTGAGTCTGGAATCAAAGCGATCATTCTGTACCCGATGAACGCCTTGGTTACTGACCAGGCGCGTCGGCTCGCGGCGTACATTCACGACGATCCGGCTCTGAACGGTGTGACCGCAGGTGTCTACATCGGCGGCGAGGGAAGACGTCGAATCGCAACGAAGTACGCACTTGTCGACCATCGCGACAC is a window from the Williamsia sp. DF01-3 genome containing:
- the drmB gene encoding DUF1998 domain-containing protein, which gives rise to MSAADPKARRSQLLSTYGIGGLFPSETSSFMIVGLDEWKEDRAPVVSEPRLARSLGVQELKSPPAGGRRDVPVVRFPRTQICPACRKIGTNHELGGDWNASNCRCKDKAALSPFRLITACPRGHIDEFPFFRWLHKSHSVTPGDKHKMKMVSLGKTSSLNDLVLQCSCDVPDRTLDGASTAKAMAGVITCSGLRPWLGLDHTEQCGETPRVLQRGASNVWFPAVRSAISIPPYSEALAKFVDRHWAAFEDPEAVTEPLLKSIAKRSHGRFTVDQIVAEIERRRNDEKNGDLGEEELRRQEYGALVEGREETRDESDFVCEIVPPDGHLPSEVPDLITGLRKVTRLREVRALNGFTRLSGSADALCTLSAEPKYWLPAIEVIGEGIFMAMDPELLKTWAATSFARRRQKLLQGAADRHAAAFDRAAEKVDIAKVAVHTFAHVLIDQLSLDAGYPASSLRERLFVDNDMAGLLIYTASSDSAGSLGGVASQADPDHFVAAVREGLTRLSWCSSDPVCIESTASGTDALNLAACHACVLAPETSCELNNTYLDRALLFGTHDDGDEDAGLFSGYLAHA
- a CDS encoding DEAD/DEAH box helicase, translating into MADIAAGERVIIRDEEWLVRAVRSTERDGTRVEVTGVSELVRDQDAVFFDHPELDTIDRLDPRDGKLVADTSSQLRQTRLWLESVRRGSPIPAADTRIVVGHRALLDRMDYQLRPAAQALQNLRPRILIGDAVGLGKTLEIGVLLSELIRRGRGERILVVTPRAVLEQFQQELWTRFAIPLIRLDSAGIQKVKRDLPSSRNPFSYYKRVIVSIDTLKNPQRYKHHLKNQHWDAVVIDECHNLINRGTQNNELARLLAAQTDALILASATPHNGKKESFAELVNLLDPTAIADPKDYVAKDIEHLYVRRHRNSADVKLDVAHKWKERLQPEIIGVKPTPAEMDVLRELENVWLRPPGESVITGQGRQLFPWTLYKAFLSSPRALRASVGRRLKNIDGGSGREADALRRLDDLATAADDGAPGKLTALIGHLESIGVGKNSETRVVIFSERIDTLDWLTGEIQKRLKFSSEVVNGLAAVEVLHAGLSDEKIQSVVEGFGQSAAPIRVLAASDMASEGLNLHKECHHLIHYDLPWSFIRIQQRNGRIDRYGQLHQPQITALALTADADVTDDLNVVTKLLVKEDEANRALGDAGVLLDVHDAQIEEETVMKAIRDHKDLDEIVPEPAPTSLNPFAALMVSGGTHAADPAPETGEWLSFFDDDDNYLADELTDIGSDKGGVDLDVHRDEDSDLIAFNPPTDLVGRFRDLPPDYLDEQGIADRLRLTGSKSVAQQRLTLAQKAEETSWPDVHFLAPIHPVLDWAGDRAIGRFGRNEIPVVAGNVSATYFLTQAVWSNDIGRPAIAHWGAVKAPFGETDVYDFDDIVLDAGLGEGAKNFGLTNVDIAELGKLVPAAIDAATAHLRTRRDDFEADLLERVDVYRRSLKLWQQTALAVVSAPGSRSDTRLEVERTVDDWTSLIDSLAASGDPFIRVVAVIVPRAGG
- a CDS encoding Eco57I restriction-modification methylase domain-containing protein; protein product: MFDSVNNVNDFLSEHWLAEVFPAKLRELGKEWRECAERGKDTPVRGLAATAGAYAKELGDLPSSAASDFVDRVTAAHKSLLRAAGFQVELEVLETVQADTRIDVPLLGRFPSATSTDSVHILQAVPVNSVDALFGGEAELLEPISLHLTNTKVEPLKGVSEAITQIFITDHAPRYLLAVAGSVVLLTDAARWSEGRYLAFDVATALDRRDDKVAGELAYHAGLWSSDALLPDDDGKTGLDRYTEDSEKHAVGVSEDLREGLRISIEKIANEVLARRRAAGLQVEDLPELPQDVTTQSLRFLYRILFLLFAEARPELGVLPVGTAEYESGYGLDRLRELVQVPLTGRSAEGHHLHDSLHLLFGLVNAGHNPGIKDVDGLAFEPLRSDLFDPEKTPLIDGEGMRLSNRVLQEVLNLLLLSKPSKNKNKQRGYISYAQLGINQLGAVYEGLMSYSGLIATDNMVEVAKDGNPDKGSWLVPSAKSADYDENDIVWREDRLTGSKDVVRHPKGSFVFRLSGRDRQRSASYYTPEVLTKCVVKHSLAELITDETSASDILDYRLCEPALGSGAFLNEAINQLATEYLSRRQDELKERIKPEEYTTELQKVKAYLALHRAYGVDLNSTAVELAEVSLWLNVMHPGLQAPWFGLHLRRGNSLIGARRATYDFTALGRAKKNWLKTPPTDRSLSEGGIGKGEIHHFLLPAEGWAAVADAKQAKELAPEQAAALKNWRKQVTKKPDPKQLDRLRALATRVERLWELVLRRLEISEQQISRAIDVWGADVQAPEDAVDRKRVEEELHDPEGPFERLRLAMDAWCAMWFWPLTGSVTDSEQGHPGPPNLDEWIITLEELLGAAGIKKVAEGQGMFQDLAEGFAELAQIDQQEREFSGMRSIPNLLTRHQWLGTAREIAQNQGFFHWELDFAQIFERGGFDLQVGNPPWVQPKWQDDVTLSEFDPYFALVEKISAPEFRRRRDSTLVVEGNCSDYLSDLCAWAGAAKNLGSSVEHKALAGVQTNLYTNFMERCWRSSTNNGIVGLLHPEGHFTDPKAGVFRAATYSRLRRHWQFGNNLLLFPEIDNNIIFGVSVYGAVRSASFLNMCTVQDPATVDGSLADDFGEGRCRVPSLLGVDGI